One Bacillus sp. F19 genomic region harbors:
- a CDS encoding sugar ABC transporter ATP-binding protein has product MRSSLLRMEGIDKGFPGVQALSNVRLELEAGEVLALIGENGAGKSTLMKILTGIYQKDAGKIVYQGKEADIPNTKTAQDLGISIIHQELNLMPDLTVAQNIFIGREPRKAFNLFINDNELNKKAQQLFDQMNLNLDPCAFVSELTVAKQQMVEIAKALSFHSKVLIMDEPTAALTDSEIETLFKIINQLRKNGVGIIYISHRMEELKRISDRITVMRDGSYVDTVITKDVSIDKIISMMVGREIDQNSKPIVEKVSSTKVLEVKNINRGSILKDVSFHLNKGEILGFAGLMGAGRTEVARALFGADRIDSGEIYIQGEKVRIKSPHDAVRCGIGYLSEDRKRFGLMVEMDVKTNIAIASLNEFRQPFGWTKDSEIATVSEEMVKMLRVKTPSINQQVKFLSGGNQQKVVISKWLIRDCDILIFDEPTRGIDVGAKGEIYKLLNELAAQGKSIIMISSELPEILRMSHRIIVMCEGRITGDISFENASQETIMKYATQRIS; this is encoded by the coding sequence ATGCGTTCTAGTTTGCTCAGAATGGAAGGTATCGACAAAGGGTTTCCGGGAGTTCAAGCTCTATCCAATGTGCGGCTCGAATTAGAAGCAGGTGAGGTGCTCGCACTTATTGGTGAAAATGGAGCCGGAAAATCGACTCTTATGAAGATCCTTACCGGTATTTATCAAAAAGATGCAGGGAAAATAGTTTATCAAGGTAAGGAAGCAGATATTCCGAATACAAAAACAGCACAAGACTTAGGCATCAGTATTATTCACCAAGAACTCAATCTAATGCCTGATCTAACGGTTGCACAGAACATTTTTATCGGACGAGAGCCAAGAAAAGCATTTAATTTATTTATAAATGACAACGAACTTAATAAGAAGGCACAGCAATTATTTGATCAAATGAATCTGAACCTTGATCCTTGTGCATTCGTTTCTGAACTAACGGTGGCAAAGCAGCAAATGGTCGAAATAGCAAAAGCGCTTTCCTTTCATTCAAAAGTATTGATTATGGATGAACCTACTGCAGCCTTAACCGACTCTGAGATAGAGACGCTATTTAAAATCATCAACCAGCTTCGGAAAAATGGCGTAGGCATTATCTACATTTCTCACCGCATGGAAGAGCTGAAACGAATTTCCGATCGAATTACGGTTATGCGGGACGGAAGCTATGTCGATACGGTAATAACCAAGGATGTTTCGATCGACAAGATTATTTCGATGATGGTGGGCAGGGAAATCGATCAAAATTCAAAACCTATTGTAGAAAAGGTAAGCAGCACAAAGGTTCTTGAAGTAAAGAATATAAATCGAGGTTCCATTCTTAAAGATGTCAGCTTTCATTTAAATAAGGGGGAGATTCTCGGTTTTGCGGGACTTATGGGTGCCGGCCGTACAGAGGTAGCACGCGCACTTTTTGGTGCAGACCGTATTGATTCAGGAGAAATATACATACAAGGAGAAAAAGTACGAATAAAAAGTCCACATGATGCGGTACGGTGTGGGATCGGGTACCTTTCAGAAGATCGCAAGCGGTTCGGTTTGATGGTAGAAATGGATGTGAAAACAAATATAGCCATTGCCTCGCTTAATGAATTCAGACAACCTTTTGGATGGACGAAGGATTCCGAGATTGCCACTGTTTCAGAAGAAATGGTGAAAATGTTAAGAGTTAAGACACCAAGTATCAATCAGCAAGTGAAGTTCCTTTCAGGTGGAAATCAGCAGAAGGTTGTTATCAGTAAATGGTTAATACGTGACTGTGATATTTTGATTTTTGACGAGCCTACTCGGGGAATCGACGTTGGAGCGAAGGGCGAAATTTATAAACTCCTAAATGAGTTAGCGGCACAAGGTAAATCAATTATCATGATTTCCTCGGAGCTGCCTGAAATTCTTCGTATGAGCCATCGTATTATTGTCATGTGCGAAGGAAGAATCACTGGTGATATCAGTTTTGAAAACGCTTCACAGGAAACGATCATGAAGTATGCAACGCAACGTATAAGCTAG
- a CDS encoding ABC transporter permease, whose translation MKVESANLPLKKKIPIKSGAFQQLLAFASLIILILFFSISSSNFFQFSNIIGILLSTAVIGILALGATFVIITGGIDLSVGTVMTMCSVMSGVFITSWGLPMPLGVLGGILTGAISGLLAGLAVAKLKIPPFIATLAMMMIAKGLALVISETKPIYFTASPGFSKISTGSIVAGFEIPNAVLIFFGMAVLGGLILNKTIIGRYTFALGSNEEATRLSGVNVNFWKVIIYTIAGVFTGVAGILMASRLNSAQPALGMGYELEAIAAVVIGGTSLSGGKGTILGTVIGALIMSVLTNGLRILSVPQEWQTVVVGFVVLLAVYADILRRKKA comes from the coding sequence ATGAAGGTAGAATCAGCGAACTTGCCATTGAAGAAAAAAATACCGATAAAATCTGGGGCATTTCAGCAGTTATTGGCGTTTGCAAGCTTAATCATTCTTATTCTTTTCTTTTCTATTTCATCAAGTAATTTTTTTCAATTTTCTAATATTATTGGAATTCTGCTTTCAACTGCAGTGATCGGAATCCTAGCTTTAGGTGCCACATTTGTCATCATTACGGGGGGCATTGATTTATCTGTAGGGACTGTAATGACAATGTGTTCAGTCATGTCCGGTGTATTTATCACTTCCTGGGGATTGCCCATGCCTTTGGGGGTATTGGGAGGAATCTTAACAGGAGCCATTTCCGGTTTATTAGCCGGATTAGCTGTAGCCAAGCTGAAAATCCCTCCGTTTATTGCAACGTTAGCGATGATGATGATTGCAAAGGGATTGGCTTTAGTTATTTCTGAAACAAAGCCGATTTATTTTACGGCTAGTCCCGGGTTCTCTAAGATTTCTACAGGTTCCATTGTTGCCGGGTTTGAAATTCCAAATGCCGTTTTAATCTTTTTTGGAATGGCAGTACTTGGTGGTTTAATCTTAAACAAAACGATTATTGGAAGATATACCTTTGCTCTAGGCAGTAATGAGGAAGCTACTCGTCTTTCAGGTGTAAACGTGAATTTCTGGAAAGTGATTATTTACACGATAGCCGGTGTTTTTACAGGTGTTGCAGGCATTTTAATGGCTTCTCGATTAAACTCTGCTCAACCGGCACTTGGAATGGGGTATGAGTTGGAAGCGATTGCAGCCGTTGTCATTGGTGGAACATCTCTTAGCGGTGGAAAAGGAACCATTTTAGGTACGGTAATTGGCGCTTTAATTATGAGTGTTTTGACAAATGGATTACGTATCCTTTCAGTTCCACAAGAATGGCAAACCGTTGTTGTTGGATTTGTTGTTCTTTTAGCTGTTTATGCCGATATCCTGCGTCGGAAAAAGGCATAA
- a CDS encoding ABC transporter substrate-binding protein encodes MKKRLSILMLLVFLVATVLNACSSSEKTEGESSGGGKSDKIYIPVVSKGFQHQFWQAVKQGAEKAAEEFDVEVTFEGPESESQVDKQIEMLRAALDKSPDAIGFAALDSQAAIPLLEEAKQKDIPVIAFDSGVESDIPVATAATDNGAASAHAADKMAELIGEKGKIALIVHDQTSRTGIDRRDGFVNQINDKYPDIEIVDIQYGGGDHLKSTDLAKAIMQAHPDLKGIFGSNEGSAIGVVNAVKEMKKEGDLVVIGYDSGKQQIEAIKSGLMAGAITQNPIGIGYETVKAAVQAKKGEKIEKNIDTGFFWYDKNNIDSEEIKAVLYE; translated from the coding sequence TTGAAAAAAAGGCTATCAATTTTAATGCTTTTAGTGTTTCTTGTTGCAACCGTGCTAAATGCATGCTCGTCCTCTGAAAAAACAGAGGGAGAATCATCAGGTGGAGGAAAGAGTGACAAAATCTATATTCCGGTTGTTTCAAAAGGGTTCCAGCACCAATTCTGGCAAGCTGTAAAACAAGGTGCTGAAAAAGCAGCTGAAGAATTCGATGTTGAAGTAACTTTCGAAGGTCCTGAGAGCGAATCACAAGTGGATAAACAAATCGAGATGTTGCGAGCTGCCCTTGATAAAAGTCCTGATGCTATTGGTTTTGCAGCACTTGATAGCCAGGCGGCAATTCCTCTTCTTGAAGAAGCGAAACAAAAAGATATTCCAGTAATAGCGTTTGACTCTGGGGTGGAAAGTGATATACCAGTAGCTACTGCTGCTACCGACAACGGAGCAGCTTCCGCTCATGCAGCAGATAAGATGGCAGAGTTAATTGGAGAAAAAGGAAAAATTGCTTTAATTGTACACGATCAAACGAGCCGTACCGGTATTGACCGTCGTGACGGATTTGTCAATCAAATTAATGATAAATATCCGGATATTGAAATCGTTGATATCCAATATGGCGGCGGTGACCACCTAAAATCGACTGACCTTGCAAAAGCAATCATGCAGGCTCATCCAGATTTAAAAGGAATTTTTGGTTCCAATGAAGGTTCTGCCATTGGTGTTGTAAATGCTGTGAAAGAGATGAAAAAAGAAGGCGACCTTGTAGTAATTGGTTACGATTCCGGAAAACAACAAATCGAAGCAATTAAGAGCGGTCTTATGGCAGGTGCAATCACTCAAAATCCGATTGGTATCGGCTATGAAACAGTGAAAGCAGCCGTTCAAGCGAAAAAAGGCGAAAAGATTGAAAAGAATATCGATACTGGGTTCTTCTGGTACGATAAAAACAATATTGATAGTGAAGAAATCAAGGCTGTCCTTTATGAATAA
- a CDS encoding amidohydrolase family protein, translating to MRIDSHQHFWTLYRGDYGWLTPELKVLFRDYLPGDLLVHLKENQFDQTILVQAAPTLAETEYLLRLYEQNDFIAGVVGWLNLESANFEKEYKRLKSHKGFVGIRPMLQDLEDDQWILRPEVNNNIQLLVDDDFPIDILVFPRHLPYIIRLLKIFPNLRAVINHIAKPDIANGILEPWKDHMAEIALYEKVMCKCSGMITEAKQPFSSSDIQPYVQHIISVFSAEKVMFGSDWPVCLLAGDYKQVYETLKETLPENLSRNDLQGIFGKNAARFYKLH from the coding sequence ATGAGAATTGACTCACACCAACACTTTTGGACACTTTATCGAGGAGATTACGGTTGGTTAACCCCTGAATTGAAAGTTTTATTTCGCGATTATTTACCTGGAGATTTACTTGTTCATCTAAAGGAAAATCAATTCGATCAAACGATTCTGGTCCAGGCTGCCCCTACATTAGCCGAAACAGAATATTTATTAAGGCTGTATGAACAGAATGATTTTATTGCCGGTGTTGTCGGTTGGTTGAATTTGGAATCAGCTAATTTTGAAAAAGAGTATAAGAGACTTAAAAGTCATAAAGGATTTGTCGGAATAAGGCCAATGTTACAGGATTTAGAAGATGATCAGTGGATTCTGCGTCCTGAAGTTAATAACAACATTCAGTTGTTGGTGGATGATGATTTTCCAATTGACATTTTGGTTTTTCCGCGACATCTTCCTTACATTATTAGACTGTTAAAAATATTTCCGAATTTAAGAGCTGTTATTAACCATATTGCAAAACCTGACATCGCCAATGGCATTCTGGAACCTTGGAAGGATCATATGGCTGAAATAGCCCTTTACGAAAAAGTGATGTGTAAATGTTCAGGAATGATAACGGAAGCAAAACAACCATTTTCTTCCTCCGATATACAACCATATGTCCAACATATTATCAGTGTATTTAGTGCGGAGAAGGTAATGTTTGGGAGCGATTGGCCTGTATGTCTATTAGCTGGAGACTATAAACAAGTTTATGAAACATTAAAAGAAACATTGCCAGAGAACTTATCAAGAAACGACTTACAAGGCATTTTTGGTAAAAATGCCGCTAGATTTTATAAGCTGCACTAA
- a CDS encoding SDR family oxidoreductase gives MRLHNKVAIITGGASGIGETSAQLFASEGAKVIIADIDQEKIDRLVENIQSKGYQAHGVKCDVSNEFDVKQLMTSAVNSFGKIDILFNNAGTILPKKLQEITSDEWDNLFEINVKSMYLTIKYAIDYLRNCKGSIINMASMTGVVGQQYNTAYSATKGAVIALTKAMAIDFAPNEVRVNAISPAGVRTPLFETWLQKQENPERAREAQDRSHLLGRTASSLEIANVALFLASDDSSFVTGENIVVDGGATIGYAAGPKPEWDHVQLEKNQ, from the coding sequence ATGAGATTACACAATAAAGTAGCCATCATCACTGGCGGCGCTAGTGGAATCGGAGAGACATCTGCACAATTGTTTGCTTCAGAAGGAGCAAAAGTGATCATTGCTGACATTGATCAAGAAAAAATAGATCGGTTAGTTGAAAACATACAAAGCAAAGGATATCAGGCACATGGCGTGAAGTGTGACGTTTCCAATGAATTTGACGTTAAACAGTTAATGACCAGTGCAGTCAATTCATTCGGTAAGATTGATATTCTTTTTAATAATGCCGGAACTATATTACCTAAGAAGCTGCAGGAGATCACGAGTGATGAGTGGGATAACCTTTTTGAAATTAATGTAAAAAGCATGTATCTAACCATCAAATATGCGATCGATTATCTCAGAAATTGTAAAGGAAGCATTATCAATATGGCTTCAATGACAGGAGTGGTTGGTCAGCAATATAACACCGCTTATTCCGCGACGAAAGGGGCGGTCATTGCCTTAACAAAAGCAATGGCAATTGATTTTGCACCTAATGAAGTAAGAGTCAATGCAATAAGTCCAGCGGGGGTAAGAACGCCTTTATTCGAAACCTGGTTACAAAAACAGGAGAATCCGGAACGGGCACGAGAAGCGCAAGATCGTTCACATTTGTTAGGCAGGACGGCCTCATCGTTAGAAATTGCAAACGTTGCATTATTTCTTGCCAGTGATGATTCATCTTTCGTGACAGGTGAAAATATTGTAGTTGATGGTGGTGCAACGATCGGCTATGCTGCGGGTCCGAAACCGGAATGGGATCATGTACAGCTTGAAAAAAATCAGTAA
- a CDS encoding UxaA family hydrolase, with amino-acid sequence MEEYSFEAGVHCIVMDAKDNVATLLRDVKAGEKISYSVNGVQSTLTFLQDVKSGHKAALCQILKGEHVIKYGESIGAATEFIDEGEHVHIHNIEGIRGRGDRKTEQEVKSK; translated from the coding sequence ATGGAAGAATATTCATTTGAAGCAGGTGTACATTGCATTGTTATGGACGCAAAGGATAATGTAGCAACTTTGCTTCGTGACGTGAAAGCAGGAGAAAAAATTTCATATAGCGTAAACGGAGTCCAGTCTACATTAACTTTTCTTCAAGATGTGAAATCTGGTCATAAAGCAGCGCTTTGCCAGATTCTCAAGGGGGAACACGTTATTAAGTACGGTGAATCAATCGGTGCTGCGACTGAGTTTATTGATGAAGGAGAACATGTCCATATCCATAATATTGAAGGCATTAGAGGACGGGGAGATCGTAAAACAGAACAGGAGGTGAAATCAAAATGA
- a CDS encoding UxaA family hydrolase: MTIIKGYRRPDGKAGVRNHVLLMPTVVCANQVVNRIGQQVPGTVAIPHQHGCSQVGDDKERTHQVLVGMGKNPNVGAVLVVSLGCEVMDAEQIRDEIRETGKPVIWLDIQDEGGSVKTIQKGIEAARELVLQVQQTLQEDIHLSELIVGVKCGGSDATSGLCSNPALGKASDLVIGEGGSIVMGETTEIIGAEHIVAEKAVSEDIRNKLYSCVEKFEKEIERMGVDMRGGNPSPGNIEGGLSSIEEKSLGCISKAGTSPLQGVVEYAEPIPGRGFYFMDSPGNDIECVSGMAAAGVHIVCFTTGLGTPTGNPIVPVIKITGNQLTGKRMEDNIDIDTSTVLLGKETLEQAGKHIFDEIVNVASGSLTKAEILGHQEFSINRIGISL, from the coding sequence ATGACAATAATTAAAGGATATCGAAGACCGGACGGAAAAGCAGGTGTACGAAACCATGTTTTATTAATGCCGACTGTTGTTTGTGCAAATCAGGTAGTAAACAGAATCGGGCAACAAGTACCGGGAACTGTCGCGATTCCCCATCAACATGGTTGCAGCCAGGTCGGTGATGATAAGGAGAGGACACATCAAGTACTTGTAGGTATGGGGAAAAATCCGAATGTCGGAGCTGTTCTAGTCGTCAGCCTTGGATGCGAAGTAATGGATGCGGAGCAAATTCGCGATGAAATAAGAGAGACAGGAAAGCCTGTCATCTGGTTGGACATACAAGATGAGGGAGGATCAGTAAAAACCATTCAAAAAGGGATAGAGGCTGCTCGAGAACTTGTCCTGCAAGTTCAACAAACCCTTCAAGAAGACATTCATTTATCTGAACTCATTGTAGGAGTGAAGTGCGGTGGATCAGATGCAACATCCGGGTTATGCAGCAATCCTGCTTTAGGAAAAGCGTCGGATCTAGTCATTGGCGAAGGTGGAAGCATCGTGATGGGAGAGACAACTGAAATTATCGGTGCAGAACATATTGTAGCGGAAAAAGCAGTCTCCGAAGACATCCGTAACAAACTATATTCATGTGTCGAGAAGTTTGAAAAAGAAATCGAACGTATGGGAGTCGATATGCGAGGCGGCAACCCAAGCCCTGGAAATATCGAGGGTGGACTCTCGAGCATTGAAGAGAAATCGTTAGGATGCATTAGTAAAGCAGGGACTTCACCATTGCAAGGTGTAGTGGAATACGCAGAACCTATCCCTGGCAGAGGGTTTTATTTTATGGATTCGCCGGGTAATGATATTGAATGTGTTTCTGGCATGGCAGCAGCAGGAGTACACATTGTTTGTTTTACAACAGGGCTCGGGACCCCAACCGGAAACCCAATCGTTCCCGTTATTAAAATTACTGGAAACCAGCTAACAGGAAAACGCATGGAAGATAATATTGATATAGATACAAGCACTGTGCTGCTAGGGAAAGAAACGTTAGAACAAGCTGGAAAACATATTTTTGATGAAATTGTCAATGTGGCATCCGGCAGCTTAACAAAAGCAGAAATTCTTGGTCATCAAGAATTCAGTATCAATCGAATCGGCATTAGTTTATAA
- a CDS encoding glucose 1-dehydrogenase — MRLKGKICLITGAGSGIGKSTALLFAKEGAVVVVNDINENDGNQTVHEITQLGTEALFINADVTDSFSVKEMIQQVIEKYSRIDVLFNNVGISGVGQLHEIEPEDWDKVINVNIKGVYLPSKYALPYMMNRKNGSIINMSSCIAEIGLARRASYATTKGAVLALTKSMQVDYAPYNIRVNALLPGTILTPFVENYLKTSYDNPDEAIEQIKTRQLSGELGRPEDVANAALFLASDESKFMMGSPLYVDGGVVFGKNA, encoded by the coding sequence ATGAGATTAAAGGGGAAAATTTGTCTAATCACGGGGGCTGGTTCTGGCATAGGTAAAAGCACAGCACTTCTTTTTGCAAAAGAAGGTGCCGTTGTGGTTGTAAATGATATCAATGAAAATGATGGAAATCAGACAGTACATGAAATTACTCAATTAGGCACAGAAGCACTTTTCATTAATGCTGATGTAACTGATTCCTTCTCGGTCAAAGAAATGATCCAACAAGTCATCGAAAAATACTCTAGAATTGATGTGCTTTTCAACAATGTTGGTATTAGCGGAGTAGGCCAACTGCATGAAATTGAACCCGAAGACTGGGATAAAGTGATCAATGTCAATATTAAAGGTGTTTATTTGCCGAGTAAATACGCCTTGCCCTATATGATGAACAGAAAAAACGGCTCTATTATTAACATGTCATCATGTATTGCTGAAATTGGTCTGGCGCGAAGAGCATCATATGCCACGACAAAAGGAGCCGTTTTAGCACTTACAAAATCAATGCAAGTAGATTACGCTCCTTACAATATTCGTGTGAATGCATTGTTGCCTGGAACGATTCTCACTCCTTTCGTGGAAAACTATTTAAAAACATCTTACGACAATCCAGACGAAGCAATTGAACAAATCAAAACCCGTCAATTAAGCGGTGAACTTGGAAGGCCGGAAGATGTTGCAAACGCTGCACTATTTTTAGCTTCTGATGAATCTAAGTTTATGATGGGATCTCCACTTTATGTTGATGGCGGTGTCGTCTTTGGTAAGAATGCATAA
- a CDS encoding fumarylacetoacetate hydrolase family protein yields MKLLTFVKDGKPSLGVKTTYGIVDVEAVLSNIGGDDIPSNVMEVIEGGLPALSALESFVTGLEISGDVSYVLDENDIQWGPCVTHPNKIICVGLNYRKHADETNAPYPEVPILFNKFNNTLTGHHCQIAVPKVTEKLDYEVELGVVIGTKAKDVSQDNALDYVFGYCTVNDLSARDLQLKTPQWLLGKTCDDFSPMGPYLVTADEVGDPQNLRLKTIVNGEVRQNSATADMIFSVSEIVSYISKHMTLVPGDIILTGTPEGVVLGLPEEKQVYLKPGDVVTVEVEKLGALTNTFVPEKVLDKELNRICV; encoded by the coding sequence TTGAAACTTTTAACTTTTGTAAAGGATGGGAAGCCATCACTTGGTGTGAAAACAACCTACGGGATCGTTGATGTGGAAGCTGTTTTATCCAATATTGGAGGCGATGACATACCATCAAACGTGATGGAAGTTATAGAAGGCGGACTGCCAGCATTGTCTGCATTAGAAAGTTTTGTAACTGGTCTTGAAATTTCTGGGGATGTTTCATATGTCTTGGATGAAAATGATATACAATGGGGGCCATGTGTCACACATCCAAATAAAATCATTTGTGTTGGACTTAACTACCGAAAGCATGCGGATGAAACAAATGCACCTTATCCTGAAGTACCGATCCTTTTTAACAAGTTTAATAATACATTGACAGGTCATCATTGTCAGATAGCCGTGCCAAAAGTGACTGAAAAGCTTGACTATGAAGTAGAGCTGGGTGTTGTTATTGGAACGAAGGCAAAAGATGTTTCACAAGATAACGCTCTTGATTATGTTTTTGGGTATTGTACTGTAAATGATTTGTCTGCAAGAGATTTGCAGCTTAAGACCCCTCAATGGCTGCTTGGTAAAACATGTGATGACTTTAGTCCAATGGGTCCGTATTTGGTCACTGCTGATGAAGTCGGAGATCCGCAAAACTTACGTTTAAAGACAATTGTCAATGGGGAAGTACGTCAAAATTCGGCTACGGCAGATATGATTTTTTCTGTTTCCGAAATTGTAAGTTATATTTCCAAACATATGACCCTAGTTCCCGGTGATATCATTTTAACAGGTACTCCTGAAGGAGTTGTGTTAGGGTTGCCGGAAGAAAAACAAGTTTATTTAAAGCCTGGTGATGTTGTGACGGTTGAAGTAGAAAAACTAGGTGCATTAACAAATACATTTGTTCCAGAAAAGGTACTGGATAAAGAATTGAATAGGATATGTGTGTGA
- the fucU gene encoding L-fucose mutarotase, with product MLKGIPFILSPELIKILMEMGHGDEIVFADGNFPAASCAQRIVRADGHDIPKLLDATLKFFPLDTYVEKPVSLMEVVPGDNTKPVIWEEYRIIVKKHDESFTDFDMVERFAFYERAKKAYTIVATSEKATYANIILKKGVVRE from the coding sequence ATGTTGAAGGGTATTCCGTTCATACTGTCCCCTGAACTAATAAAAATCCTTATGGAGATGGGACATGGTGATGAAATAGTGTTCGCAGATGGGAATTTTCCTGCTGCAAGCTGTGCACAAAGAATCGTAAGAGCTGACGGTCATGATATTCCGAAATTGTTAGATGCCACACTAAAATTTTTTCCGCTCGATACATATGTAGAAAAACCAGTATCTTTAATGGAAGTAGTACCAGGAGACAACACGAAGCCAGTAATCTGGGAAGAATACAGAATTATCGTAAAGAAACATGATGAATCTTTTACAGACTTTGATATGGTAGAAAGATTTGCTTTTTATGAACGAGCAAAAAAGGCATATACCATAGTTGCTACGAGTGAAAAGGCGACTTATGCAAACATCATTCTTAAAAAAGGTGTAGTAAGGGAATAG
- a CDS encoding beta-propeller fold lactonase family protein, with translation MFKKMKFNSVLIAVLMFVVILPNTIFASSAEHKSPVAEESFDGSITNNSLVISPDEQIAIVSDSREQSIRIYDLAKGTLRKEIDGFVTPRNIVFVDGGSEFVVSDSTLGTLRFYNAKSLTLKDEIVIGPGAFGTAVSPDGKTLYVNNQAHSSVTIVDLEKRKPTAVITGFAQPRQGIKVSPDGRYVFVTNFKGDKVSVLDAATKNIIREITGFSMIRGISVTADGGTLYAANSGRDSISVVDTSQGQIVNEVKVGREPYGAALSPDGTLLFASSKADNTIDVINVSDNRVIKTISGFTEPRQAIVFSRDGERAYVLNRDLSIARVDVKTFSITDTIRDESNKYKLQVLKSDGIGKYLADDQGMTLYYFTKDASGVSNCKDKCLEIWPPFHAENMVAPNGFNKSDFGTITREDGQKQTMYKGHPLYYFFKDKQVGDINGQGVNNVWFVLDKKIFEK, from the coding sequence ATGTTTAAAAAAATGAAATTTAATAGTGTATTGATTGCAGTTTTAATGTTTGTTGTTATTCTTCCGAATACTATTTTTGCCTCATCTGCTGAGCACAAAAGCCCTGTGGCAGAGGAGAGCTTCGATGGCAGCATCACCAACAACTCTCTTGTCATAAGTCCCGACGAGCAGATTGCGATTGTTTCAGATAGTCGCGAGCAATCCATCCGTATCTATGACCTTGCTAAAGGCACTTTACGTAAGGAAATCGATGGCTTTGTCACACCGAGGAACATCGTGTTCGTTGACGGTGGCTCAGAGTTCGTCGTCTCGGACAGCACGCTCGGAACTTTGCGCTTCTACAACGCAAAAAGCCTAACCTTAAAGGATGAAATCGTGATCGGTCCAGGTGCATTCGGTACCGCTGTCAGCCCTGATGGAAAGACGCTGTATGTGAACAATCAGGCGCACAGTTCTGTAACCATCGTGGATCTTGAGAAACGCAAACCAACTGCGGTCATCACCGGTTTCGCTCAACCGCGCCAAGGTATTAAAGTCTCTCCAGACGGACGATATGTGTTTGTGACGAACTTTAAGGGAGATAAGGTGTCCGTACTTGATGCGGCCACTAAGAACATCATACGTGAGATTACCGGTTTCTCTATGATTCGTGGAATCTCCGTAACTGCCGATGGTGGTACATTGTATGCCGCAAACAGCGGTCGTGACAGTATTTCCGTGGTGGACACCTCTCAAGGACAAATCGTCAACGAGGTAAAAGTTGGACGTGAGCCATACGGTGCAGCCCTATCGCCTGATGGCACCCTGCTTTTCGCAAGCAGCAAGGCGGACAATACTATCGATGTGATCAACGTCTCTGATAACCGTGTGATTAAAACAATCAGCGGTTTCACAGAACCCCGGCAAGCCATTGTCTTTAGCCGGGATGGAGAACGCGCTTACGTCCTTAATCGTGATCTCTCCATCGCCCGTGTGGATGTAAAAACCTTTTCCATCACCGATACGATCCGTGATGAGTCAAACAAATATAAGCTTCAAGTGTTAAAATCGGACGGAATCGGAAAATATTTAGCAGACGATCAAGGAATGACACTTTATTACTTCACAAAGGATGCATCGGGAGTAAGTAATTGTAAGGATAAATGTCTTGAAATTTGGCCTCCATTCCATGCAGAAAATATGGTGGCTCCTAATGGATTTAACAAAAGCGACTTTGGAACCATCACAAGAGAAGATGGGCAGAAGCAAACAATGTATAAAGGCCACCCTCTTTATTACTTTTTTAAAGATAAGCAGGTCGGTGATATAAATGGACAAGGCGTAAATAATGTCTGGTTTGTTTTGGACAAAAAGATTTTTGAGAAATAA